The Synechococcus sp. MW101C3 genome includes a window with the following:
- the rpsP gene encoding 30S ribosomal protein S16: MIKLRLKRFGKKREASFRLVATNSTSRRDGRPLEELGFYNPRTKETRLDTEAIRVRLGQGAQPTDTVRSLLEKGGLIEKTIRPGETVGKANQAAAREAAAKQAEKEAAEAKAAAAEAAAKEAAEAAAKAAEAAEAAAAAAAEPEPTAASAAA; encoded by the coding sequence ATGATCAAGCTCCGCCTGAAGCGGTTCGGCAAGAAGCGGGAAGCGAGCTTCCGCTTGGTTGCCACCAACAGCACATCACGTCGTGATGGGCGGCCGCTGGAGGAACTGGGCTTCTACAACCCCCGCACGAAAGAAACACGCCTCGACACCGAGGCGATCCGTGTGCGTCTGGGCCAGGGCGCCCAACCCACCGACACGGTGCGCTCGCTGCTGGAAAAAGGCGGCCTGATCGAGAAAACGATCCGTCCGGGCGAAACCGTCGGCAAGGCCAACCAGGCCGCTGCCCGCGAAGCTGCAGCCAAGCAGGCTGAGAAGGAAGCGGCAGAAGCCAAGGCCGCCGCTGCAGAAGCTGCCGCCAAGGAAGCCGCTGAAGCTGCTGCCAAAGCGGCAGAGGCTGCTGAAGCCGCTGCTGCCGCCGCCGCCGAACCTGAACCGACTGCTGCTTCTGCGGCCGCTTGA
- a CDS encoding PhoH family protein has protein sequence MTGADTSSSRTLIALPNPSSALALAGEAEATLHHIEALTGVSMVLRGLDLSIQGRSSQRERAAALVDLLRPLWQEGQAVGAVDVQTALVALDTGRSAEHRDLGNVVLARSQAGKLLRPRTLRQRSYVEAMERHDLTLALGPAGTGKTFLATVQAVRMLTERRVERLILTRPAVEAGERLGFLPGDLQQKVDPYLRPLYDALHSLLGAERTSALLEKGVIEVAPLAYMRGRTLADAFVILDEAQNTTTAQMRMVLTRLGENSRMVVTGDPTQMDLPAGQLSGLIEAAQVLQGVEGVAICELTAADVVRHPLVQRLVTAYANRDANGPAPTAQQRFDGQQRRRGP, from the coding sequence ATGACCGGGGCCGACACCTCCTCTTCGCGCACGCTCATCGCGCTGCCGAATCCATCGTCAGCCCTGGCTCTGGCTGGCGAAGCAGAAGCCACCCTGCACCACATCGAGGCGCTCACCGGCGTCTCCATGGTGCTGCGGGGTCTTGATTTGTCGATTCAGGGGCGCAGCAGCCAGCGCGAGCGGGCCGCCGCCCTCGTTGATTTGCTGAGGCCCCTCTGGCAAGAGGGCCAGGCCGTCGGGGCCGTGGATGTGCAAACCGCACTGGTGGCGCTCGACACCGGCCGCAGCGCCGAACATCGCGACCTGGGCAATGTGGTGCTGGCCCGCAGCCAGGCCGGCAAGCTGCTGCGTCCGCGCACCCTGCGCCAGCGCAGCTATGTCGAGGCGATGGAGCGCCACGACCTCACCTTGGCGCTCGGTCCAGCGGGCACCGGCAAAACGTTCCTGGCCACCGTCCAGGCGGTGCGGATGCTGACTGAGCGGCGGGTGGAACGGCTGATCCTCACCCGGCCTGCCGTGGAAGCAGGCGAACGGCTGGGCTTCCTCCCCGGCGATCTGCAGCAGAAGGTGGACCCCTACCTCCGTCCCCTCTACGACGCGCTGCACAGCCTGCTGGGGGCGGAACGAACCAGCGCGCTGCTGGAAAAAGGGGTGATCGAGGTGGCTCCGCTGGCCTACATGCGAGGCCGCACGCTGGCCGACGCCTTCGTGATCCTCGATGAAGCCCAGAACACCACAACAGCCCAGATGCGCATGGTGCTGACGCGGCTGGGGGAGAACTCCCGCATGGTGGTCACGGGTGATCCCACCCAGATGGATCTGCCGGCGGGCCAGCTCAGCGGCCTGATCGAGGCGGCCCAGGTGCTTCAGGGGGTCGAAGGCGTGGCGATCTGCGAGCTCACGGCGGCCGATGTGGTGCGCCACCCCCTGGTGCAGCGGCTGGTGACCGCCTACGCCAACCGCGATGCCAACGGGCCGGCACCCACAGCGCAACAGCGATTCGACGGCCAGCAACGCCGCCGGGGACCATGA
- a CDS encoding sigma-70 family RNA polymerase sigma factor, which translates to MTASSLQGEKSSRSRGGDPISWYLTSIGREPLLTPAEEIELGNQVQAMMQLTQSGEPDHPTDQERQLIRIGRRSKQRMMKANLRLVVSVAKKYQGKGLELLDLIQEGSLGLERAVEKFDPTRGYKFSTYAFWWIRQSMTRAIACQSRTIRLPVHLSERLTAIRRVSLDLAHKLGAMPSRREIAEAMAMPLEELDALLGQALTTSSLDAPVNGEEGRSFLGDLIADPANEQPLDVVERGMHHEQLNRWLSHLSEQERQVLELRFGLHGDERHTLAEIGRQLDVSRERVRQVELKALRKLRSLTHRLPSRL; encoded by the coding sequence ATGACAGCCTCCAGCCTCCAGGGCGAAAAAAGCAGTCGGAGCCGCGGTGGGGATCCGATCAGCTGGTATCTCACCTCCATTGGCCGAGAACCTCTGCTCACCCCTGCCGAAGAGATCGAACTGGGCAATCAGGTGCAGGCGATGATGCAGCTCACCCAATCCGGTGAGCCCGACCATCCCACCGACCAGGAACGTCAGCTGATCCGGATCGGTCGCCGCTCCAAGCAGCGGATGATGAAAGCCAACCTGAGGCTCGTGGTCAGCGTGGCCAAGAAATATCAGGGCAAAGGGCTGGAGCTGCTCGATCTGATCCAGGAAGGCTCGCTCGGTCTGGAGCGGGCGGTGGAGAAGTTCGATCCCACCCGCGGCTACAAGTTCTCCACCTATGCCTTCTGGTGGATCCGCCAGAGCATGACCCGCGCGATCGCCTGCCAGTCGCGCACGATCCGCCTGCCAGTGCATCTCAGCGAACGGCTCACCGCCATCCGCCGCGTGAGCCTAGATCTGGCCCACAAGCTTGGCGCCATGCCCAGCCGCCGCGAAATCGCCGAGGCCATGGCGATGCCGCTCGAAGAGCTTGATGCCCTGCTGGGCCAGGCCCTCACCACCTCCAGCCTGGATGCGCCCGTGAACGGCGAAGAGGGCCGCAGTTTCCTCGGGGATCTGATCGCCGATCCCGCCAACGAGCAACCGCTCGATGTGGTGGAGCGTGGCATGCACCACGAACAGCTCAACCGCTGGCTTAGCCATCTCTCCGAACAGGAGCGCCAGGTGCTCGAACTCCGGTTCGGACTGCATGGCGACGAGCGCCACACCCTCGCCGAGATCGGCCGTCAGCTCGACGTTTCCCGTGAACGGGTGCGGCAGGTGGAACTGAAGGCGCTGCGCAAGCTGCGCAGCCTCACCCACCGGCTGCCCAGCCGCCTCTGA
- a CDS encoding histone deacetylase gives MRPPLVYHPAYSAPLPSSHRFPMAKFRLLHDLLRARDLARDSQLHQPLPAPRRWIEQVHPRTYHQAFARNQLSAAQQRRIGLPATAPLVRRTWLAVGGTVLTARLALRHGVACHLAGGTHHAFATQGSGFCIFNDYAVAARVLLAEGAVRQLLVVDLDVHQGDATAALFAEEPRVFTFSVHCASNFPLHKQASDLDLPLADGLEDQAYLETVGEHLPVLLERLRPDLVLYNAGVDPHRDDRLGRLCLSSEGLLQRDRLVFDACLRRGVPVASVIGGGYDSLPELVERHGLVFRAAAEQARLHGL, from the coding sequence CTGCGGCCTCCCCTCGTTTACCACCCGGCCTACTCCGCGCCGCTGCCGAGCAGCCATCGTTTTCCGATGGCCAAATTCCGGCTGCTGCACGACCTGCTGCGCGCACGGGATCTGGCCCGGGACAGCCAGCTGCACCAGCCGCTGCCAGCGCCGCGTCGCTGGATCGAACAGGTGCATCCCCGCACGTATCACCAGGCGTTTGCCCGCAATCAGCTGAGTGCGGCCCAGCAGCGGCGCATCGGCCTGCCGGCCACGGCACCACTGGTGCGCCGCACCTGGTTGGCGGTAGGAGGCACCGTGCTCACCGCCCGGCTAGCCCTGCGCCATGGCGTGGCCTGCCATCTGGCCGGCGGCACCCACCACGCCTTCGCCACCCAGGGCAGCGGCTTCTGCATCTTCAACGACTACGCCGTCGCTGCCCGGGTGCTGCTGGCGGAAGGGGCGGTGCGTCAGCTGCTGGTGGTGGATCTGGACGTGCATCAAGGCGATGCCACGGCGGCGCTGTTCGCCGAAGAGCCACGCGTGTTTACCTTCTCGGTGCACTGCGCCAGCAACTTTCCCCTGCACAAGCAAGCCAGCGACCTGGATCTGCCACTCGCTGACGGCCTCGAGGATCAGGCCTACCTGGAGACGGTGGGGGAGCACCTGCCCGTCCTGCTCGAGCGGCTCCGGCCGGATCTCGTGCTCTACAACGCCGGTGTGGACCCGCACCGCGACGATCGGCTGGGCAGGCTTTGTCTCAGCAGCGAGGGCTTGCTGCAGCGCGACCGCCTGGTGTTCGACGCCTGCCTCAGGCGAGGGGTCCCCGTGGCCAGCGTGATCGGCGGCGGCTACGACAGCCTGCCGGAGCTGGTGGAGCGCCATGGGCTGGTGTTCCGCGCCGCTGCTGAGCAGGCCCGCCTGCACGGGCTGTGA
- a CDS encoding IMS domain-containing protein → MRPATDAQTVLHTLQQRLDRPPEQGFTAAALEARAVLLRESADVLSDPERRQAYEAELMALDTEDGALTPGLDVPPSREMGALLLLWEAGLAIDAFDAARRCLQPPQAPALGSHREADLTLLAGEACRMGARELQGRRQFERAAQLLQEGITLMRRTGRQPEQQRQMEHDLADLLPFRVLDLLRRDLSATDERAEGLNLLEMLVERRGGLEGDGDPALPRKDFQDFFKQIRHYLTVQEQVDLFSRWASGNATTPGSATAEFLACLALTASGFAQRKPERIAAAQLRLEASGQPGLQPFLACQHLLLGRVATAEACFSQGADPALRAWAAEHGSEPLAQLCAYCCDWLRRDVLAGYRDIEIDPDLEAYFADRDVQAYVEQLDRRQNRELQGRSHAGAEAMSAAPLTTAPVLDSLASRGTAASSEDPMRWPDPLEPAADPASLPLESSDPFRTATTTPARSSAAPRPRRAPLGAAGWKALPGWGRMAAAAVLVSAFVAAGLAGMMALRPLSPASPDKQPKPGVGATSTSPPPADTPAKSPPAAKPQPARAAGPVPLTSAEPDESQLRALLEAWLQTKAAALDGRTPAIPPADLARERLVRELAAELRRNRARGVSREQVTTEIQGLRIDTRTPRRIAAAVDIRYSDTALDAQGKVVDRTPATNFRNLYIFGREGEVWKVVGFRPLS, encoded by the coding sequence GTGAGACCGGCCACTGATGCCCAGACGGTCTTGCACACCTTGCAGCAGCGGCTCGACCGGCCGCCGGAGCAGGGTTTCACCGCCGCAGCCCTGGAGGCCCGTGCCGTGCTGCTGCGCGAAAGCGCTGATGTGCTCAGCGATCCGGAGCGACGCCAGGCCTACGAAGCCGAGCTCATGGCGCTCGACACCGAGGACGGCGCCCTGACACCGGGCCTGGACGTGCCGCCTTCCCGCGAGATGGGGGCCTTGCTGCTGCTCTGGGAAGCGGGGCTGGCCATCGATGCTTTCGATGCAGCCCGTCGCTGCCTGCAACCGCCGCAGGCGCCGGCACTGGGCAGCCACCGCGAGGCCGATCTCACCCTGCTGGCGGGGGAAGCCTGCCGCATGGGTGCCAGAGAGCTGCAGGGGCGCCGTCAGTTCGAGCGGGCGGCCCAGCTGCTTCAGGAGGGCATCACCTTGATGCGGCGCACGGGCCGCCAACCGGAGCAGCAACGGCAGATGGAACACGACCTGGCCGATCTGCTGCCGTTTCGGGTGCTCGATCTGCTGCGGCGTGATCTGAGCGCCACCGACGAGCGCGCCGAAGGTCTGAACCTGCTGGAGATGCTGGTGGAGCGGCGCGGCGGACTGGAGGGCGACGGAGATCCAGCCCTACCCAGGAAAGACTTCCAGGACTTCTTCAAGCAGATCCGCCACTACCTGACGGTCCAGGAGCAGGTCGACCTGTTCAGCCGCTGGGCCAGCGGCAACGCCACCACCCCCGGCTCCGCCACCGCCGAATTCCTGGCCTGCCTGGCGCTCACCGCCTCCGGCTTCGCCCAGCGCAAGCCAGAACGCATCGCCGCCGCCCAGCTGCGGCTGGAGGCCAGCGGTCAACCGGGCCTGCAGCCCTTCCTGGCCTGCCAGCATCTGCTGCTGGGGCGGGTGGCTACGGCGGAGGCCTGCTTCAGCCAGGGCGCTGATCCCGCCCTGCGCGCCTGGGCGGCCGAGCATGGGAGCGAACCGCTGGCTCAGCTCTGCGCCTACTGCTGCGACTGGCTGCGGCGCGATGTTCTCGCCGGATACCGCGACATCGAAATCGACCCTGATCTGGAGGCTTACTTCGCCGATCGCGACGTGCAGGCCTATGTGGAGCAGCTCGACCGGCGCCAGAACCGGGAGCTGCAGGGCAGGAGCCATGCCGGTGCGGAAGCCATGTCTGCTGCTCCGCTCACCACAGCTCCGGTCCTCGACTCTCTGGCGTCCCGTGGCACGGCAGCTTCTTCTGAAGACCCGATGCGCTGGCCGGATCCACTGGAGCCCGCCGCTGACCCGGCCAGCCTGCCGCTCGAGAGCTCAGACCCCTTCCGCACAGCGACAACCACCCCGGCGCGGTCCAGTGCCGCCCCCCGCCCCAGGCGCGCTCCCCTTGGCGCCGCCGGCTGGAAAGCTCTGCCCGGCTGGGGCCGCATGGCCGCGGCCGCCGTTCTGGTCAGCGCCTTCGTCGCCGCTGGCCTGGCAGGAATGATGGCCCTGCGGCCCTTGTCGCCCGCCAGCCCCGACAAGCAGCCCAAACCAGGAGTGGGCGCCACCAGCACCTCCCCCCCGCCAGCAGACACCCCCGCCAAGAGCCCCCCCGCGGCCAAGCCCCAGCCAGCCCGGGCGGCTGGCCCAGTGCCGCTCACCAGCGCCGAGCCGGATGAAAGCCAGCTGCGCGCCCTGCTGGAAGCCTGGCTGCAGACCAAAGCCGCAGCCCTCGATGGCCGAACCCCCGCCATCCCGCCCGCAGACCTGGCCCGGGAAAGGCTGGTGCGCGAACTGGCCGCCGAGCTACGCCGCAACCGTGCCCGGGGCGTGAGCCGTGAGCAGGTGACGACCGAGATCCAGGGCCTCCGCATCGACACCCGCACCCCCCGCCGGATCGCCGCCGCCGTGGACATCCGCTACAGCGACACGGCGCTCGACGCCCAGGGCAAGGTGGTCGATCGCACCCCTGCCACCAACTTTCGCAACCTCTACATCTTCGGCCGCGAGGGCGAGGTGTGGAAGGTGGTGGGCTTCCGCCCGCTCTCCTGA
- the pdhA gene encoding pyruvate dehydrogenase (acetyl-transferring) E1 component subunit alpha, with product MTQEIAVPAPPAAEPVSSHSERLASLYTAGPTSVSRADGLVLYRDMTLGRRFEDKCAEMYYRGKMFGFVHLYNGQEAVSTGVIKAMRAQHDWFCSTYRDHVHALSCGVPAREVMSELFGKATGCSKGRGGSMHLFSREHHLLGGYAFIGEGIPVALGAAFTSRYKRDALGDASSDAVTAAFFGDGTCNNGQFFECLNMAALWKLPILFVVENNKWAIGMAHDRATSDPEIWRKAAAFGMAGEEVDGMDVLAVRAAAQRAVERARAGEGPTLLECLTYRFRGHSLADPDELRSEAEKDFWAQRDPIKALAAHLTSHGLASADELKEIEKEIDAEVADAVSFALAAPEPDPAELTRYIWAED from the coding sequence ATGACCCAGGAGATCGCTGTCCCGGCCCCGCCGGCGGCCGAGCCTGTCAGCAGCCATTCGGAAAGGCTCGCATCCCTTTACACGGCTGGCCCCACATCGGTGAGCCGTGCCGACGGTCTGGTCCTCTACCGGGACATGACCCTGGGTCGACGGTTCGAAGACAAGTGCGCGGAGATGTACTACCGCGGCAAGATGTTCGGCTTCGTGCACCTCTACAACGGCCAGGAGGCCGTGAGCACGGGCGTGATCAAGGCGATGCGTGCCCAGCACGACTGGTTCTGCAGCACCTATCGGGATCACGTTCATGCGCTCAGCTGCGGCGTGCCGGCCCGTGAGGTGATGAGTGAACTGTTCGGCAAGGCCACCGGCTGCAGCAAGGGCCGGGGTGGCTCCATGCACCTGTTCTCCAGGGAGCATCACCTGCTGGGCGGCTATGCCTTCATCGGCGAAGGCATCCCGGTGGCCCTGGGGGCGGCGTTCACCAGCCGCTACAAGCGCGACGCGCTTGGTGATGCCAGCAGCGATGCGGTCACCGCCGCCTTCTTCGGCGATGGCACCTGCAACAACGGCCAGTTCTTCGAGTGCCTGAACATGGCGGCGCTCTGGAAGCTGCCGATCCTGTTCGTGGTGGAGAACAACAAGTGGGCGATCGGCATGGCCCACGACCGTGCCACCAGCGATCCGGAGATCTGGCGCAAAGCTGCCGCCTTCGGCATGGCTGGCGAGGAAGTCGACGGCATGGATGTGCTGGCGGTTCGCGCTGCGGCTCAGCGGGCGGTGGAGCGGGCCAGGGCGGGTGAAGGCCCCACCCTGCTGGAGTGCCTCACCTATCGCTTCCGCGGCCACTCCCTGGCCGACCCCGACGAGCTCCGCAGCGAGGCGGAGAAGGACTTCTGGGCGCAGCGCGATCCGATCAAGGCCCTCGCCGCTCACCTCACGTCCCACGGCCTCGCCAGCGCCGATGAGCTGAAGGAGATCGAGAAGGAGATCGACGCGGAGGTGGCCGATGCGGTCAGCTTCGCCCTCGCGGCGCCCGAGCCCGATCCCGCCGAACTCACCCGCTACATCTGGGCTGAAGACTGA
- the ffh gene encoding signal recognition particle protein — protein MFDELSQRFEDAVKSLRGQDKITESNVDGALQQVRRALLEADVSLDVVKGFIADVRERAIGAEVVRGVSPDQQFIQLVHQALVEVMGGENAPLARADQAPTVVLMAGLQGAGKTTATAKLGLHLKEQGRRALLVAADVYRPAAIDQLQTLGKQIGVEVFSLGADARPEDIAAAGVAKARAEGFDTVLVDTAGRLQIDTAMMEEMVRIRTVAAPDEVLLVVDSMIGQEAADLTRAFHEQVGITGAVLTKLDGDSRGGAALSIRKVSGAPIKFIGTGEKVEALQPFHPERMASRILGMGDVLTLVEKAQKEVEIADVERMQKKLQEASFDFSDFVQQMRMIKRMGSLGGLMKLIPGMNKIDDGMLKQGEAQLKRIEAMIGSMTEDERKQPQLLAAQPSRRRRIAAGSGHTPADVDKVLADFQKMRGFMQQMTRGGGMPGMPGMGGGMPGFPGMGGGMPGMGGFPGMGGGMPAAAGGGTAGGARKANRPPKKRKGFGQL, from the coding sequence ATGTTCGACGAACTTTCCCAGCGTTTCGAAGACGCGGTCAAGAGCCTGCGAGGCCAGGACAAGATCACCGAGAGCAACGTGGATGGGGCGCTGCAGCAGGTGCGCCGGGCCCTGCTGGAGGCCGATGTCAGCCTCGATGTGGTCAAGGGCTTCATCGCCGATGTGCGCGAGCGCGCCATCGGTGCCGAGGTGGTGCGGGGGGTGAGCCCGGATCAGCAGTTCATCCAGCTGGTGCATCAGGCACTGGTGGAGGTGATGGGCGGGGAGAACGCACCGCTGGCCCGTGCCGATCAGGCCCCCACGGTGGTGCTGATGGCCGGTCTGCAGGGGGCGGGCAAGACCACCGCCACCGCCAAGCTGGGCCTCCACCTCAAGGAACAGGGCCGGCGCGCGCTGCTGGTGGCCGCCGACGTCTACCGGCCCGCCGCCATCGATCAGCTGCAGACCCTCGGCAAGCAGATCGGCGTGGAGGTGTTCAGCCTGGGGGCCGACGCCCGGCCGGAGGACATCGCTGCCGCGGGTGTGGCCAAGGCGCGTGCCGAAGGCTTCGACACCGTGCTGGTGGACACCGCCGGCCGGCTGCAGATCGACACCGCGATGATGGAGGAGATGGTGCGGATCCGCACCGTGGCAGCGCCCGATGAGGTGCTGCTGGTGGTGGATTCGATGATCGGCCAGGAGGCCGCCGACCTCACCCGCGCCTTTCACGAGCAGGTGGGCATCACCGGAGCCGTGCTCACCAAACTCGACGGCGACTCCCGCGGGGGTGCGGCGCTCTCGATCCGCAAGGTGAGCGGCGCGCCGATCAAGTTCATCGGCACCGGCGAAAAGGTGGAAGCCCTGCAGCCGTTCCACCCGGAGCGGATGGCCAGCCGCATCCTCGGTATGGGCGATGTGCTCACCCTGGTGGAGAAAGCCCAGAAGGAGGTGGAGATCGCCGATGTGGAGCGTATGCAGAAGAAGCTGCAGGAAGCCTCCTTCGACTTCAGCGACTTCGTTCAGCAGATGCGCATGATCAAGCGCATGGGATCTCTGGGCGGCCTGATGAAGCTGATCCCGGGAATGAACAAGATCGACGACGGCATGCTCAAGCAGGGCGAGGCCCAGCTCAAGCGGATCGAGGCGATGATCGGCTCAATGACCGAGGACGAACGCAAGCAACCCCAATTGCTGGCGGCCCAACCCTCACGGCGGCGGCGCATCGCCGCAGGCAGCGGTCACACCCCGGCGGATGTCGACAAGGTGCTGGCTGATTTCCAGAAGATGCGCGGCTTCATGCAGCAGATGACCCGCGGCGGAGGCATGCCGGGCATGCCAGGGATGGGCGGCGGCATGCCTGGATTCCCCGGAATGGGGGGCGGCATGCCAGGCATGGGCGGCTTCCCCGGCATGGGCGGAGGGATGCCGGCCGCTGCCGGTGGGGGCACTGCTGGGGGGGCGCGCAAAGCCAACCGGCCGCCGAAAAAGCGCAAAGGCTTCGGCCAGCTGTGA